In Blautia wexlerae DSM 19850, a single window of DNA contains:
- a CDS encoding HPr family phosphocarrier protein gives MSQSKIKLNATEEVQEFVNAASRCDFDIDVYYNRFLIDAKSILGVLSLDLTRELTVDCHGESREFDRTLKKFAVA, from the coding sequence ATGTCACAGAGTAAAATCAAGTTAAATGCAACTGAAGAGGTGCAGGAATTTGTGAATGCTGCAAGCAGATGTGATTTTGATATTGATGTTTATTACAACAGATTTTTAATTGATGCCAAATCAATCCTTGGTGTACTTAGTCTGGATCTGACCAGAGAACTGACAGTAGACTGCCACGGGGAGAGCCGGGAATTTGATCGTACATTGAAGAAATTTGCAGTTGCATAA
- the purF gene encoding amidophosphoribosyltransferase — MAGIKEECGVFGIYDLDGGNVVPSIYYGLTSLQHRGQESCGLAVSDTKGERGNVKFHKDLGLVSEVLRQDVVRKYEGDIGIGHVRYSTTGASVAENAQPLVLSYVKGTLALAHNGNLVNTPELKWELIQNGAIFHTTTDSEVIAFHIARERVHSKTVEEAVLKTAKKIKGAYGLVVMSPRKLIAVRDPYGLKPLCLGKRGNAYVIASESCALTSVSAEFIRDIEPGEILTITKDGLKSNKELASVAAKRAHCVFEYIYFARLDSTIDGVKVYDARIRGGKSLAKSYPVEADLVTGVPESGLPAAKGYSEASGIPFAFAFYKNSYIGRTFIKPTQEERESSVHLKLSVLESVVKDKRIVLVDDSIVRGTTIANLIHMLKEAGAKEVHVRISSPPFLHPCYFGTDVPSNDQLIAASHSTEEICKMIGADSLGYMQTDYLEGMAGGLPLCKACFDGNYPMEIPDYRNAEFADIVKC, encoded by the coding sequence ATGGCTGGAATAAAAGAAGAGTGCGGCGTCTTTGGAATTTATGATCTGGATGGCGGCAATGTAGTTCCGTCCATATATTATGGACTGACTTCCCTGCAGCACAGAGGACAGGAATCCTGCGGACTTGCAGTTTCTGATACTAAGGGAGAGCGTGGAAATGTGAAGTTTCATAAGGATCTGGGACTTGTAAGTGAAGTTCTCAGACAGGATGTTGTCCGTAAATATGAGGGGGATATTGGTATTGGTCATGTAAGATATTCCACAACAGGAGCTTCTGTTGCAGAGAATGCACAGCCCCTTGTTTTGTCTTATGTAAAGGGAACTCTTGCACTTGCACATAACGGAAATCTGGTTAATACACCGGAACTGAAATGGGAACTGATCCAGAATGGAGCGATTTTCCATACAACTACAGATTCAGAGGTTATTGCGTTCCATATCGCAAGAGAACGTGTGCATTCTAAAACAGTAGAAGAGGCAGTGCTAAAGACTGCAAAGAAGATCAAAGGTGCATATGGTCTGGTAGTTATGAGCCCGAGAAAACTGATCGCAGTCCGCGACCCATATGGACTGAAACCATTGTGTCTCGGTAAAAGAGGAAATGCTTATGTTATTGCTTCTGAGAGCTGTGCTCTGACATCTGTAAGTGCGGAATTTATCCGTGACATTGAGCCGGGTGAGATTCTTACGATCACAAAAGACGGACTGAAGTCAAATAAAGAGCTTGCGTCTGTTGCTGCAAAACGCGCGCATTGTGTGTTTGAGTATATATATTTTGCAAGACTTGACAGTACCATTGATGGGGTGAAGGTCTATGATGCCAGAATCCGCGGCGGTAAATCTCTTGCCAAGTCTTATCCTGTAGAGGCAGATCTTGTAACAGGTGTACCGGAGTCCGGACTCCCTGCTGCAAAGGGATACTCCGAAGCATCAGGAATCCCGTTTGCATTTGCGTTCTATAAAAACAGCTATATTGGAAGAACATTTATCAAACCGACTCAGGAAGAACGTGAGTCCAGTGTTCATCTGAAACTGAGTGTGCTGGAATCTGTTGTAAAAGATAAGAGGATTGTTCTGGTGGATGATTCTATTGTTCGTGGAACAACCATTGCAAACCTGATCCATATGTTAAAAGAGGCGGGAGCAAAGGAAGTGCACGTACGTATCAGTTCACCGCCATTTTTACATCCATGCTATTTCGGAACGGATGTGCCGTCAAATGATCAGCTCATTGCAGCCAGCCACAGCACAGAGGAAATCTGTAAAATGATCGGAGCAGATTCTCTTGGCTACATGCAGACAGATTATCTGGAAGGAATGGCGGGCGGCCTGCCCTTATGTAAGGCATGCTTCGATGGAAATTATCCGATGGAGATTCCGGATTATAGAAATGCGGAGTTTGCAGATATTGTGAAGTGTTAA
- a CDS encoding CTP synthase, whose translation MAVKYVFVTGGVVSGLGKGITAASLGRLLKARGYQVTMQKFDPYINIDPGTMNPIQHGEVFVTDDGTETDLDLGHYERFIDESLDKNSNVTTGKVYWSVLQKERHGDFGGGTVQVIPHITNEIKSRFYRAKSPEENKIAIIEVGGTVGDIESQPFLEAIRQFQLNVGHDNAILIHVTLIPYLKASEELKTKPTQASVKELQGMGIQPDVLVCRSEHELTEDIKEKIALFCNVPVSHVLQNLDVEYLYEAPLAMEREKLADVVLSSLRLENRKPDLSDWEEMVESLRNPNKTVKIAIVGKYTQLHDAYLSVVEALKHGGISCRAKVELDWIDSEELTEKNLDQQLHNVDGILVPGGFGNRGTEGMILAAQYARVHKIPYLGICLGMQMAIVEFARHVLGYEDANSIELNPETKHPVIALMPDQEDIEDIGGTLRLGSYPCILAEDSRSYELFGKKEIHERHRHRYEVNNAFRKELQEKGMNIVGTSPDNHIVEMIEIAGHPFYVGTQAHPEFKSRPNHAHPLFRGFIQAAVDKKISEEQQQK comes from the coding sequence ATGGCAGTGAAATACGTATTTGTTACAGGAGGAGTTGTTTCCGGTCTTGGAAAGGGAATCACAGCTGCATCTCTGGGGCGTCTTCTGAAAGCGAGAGGATACCAGGTAACCATGCAGAAGTTTGATCCTTATATCAATATCGACCCCGGAACCATGAACCCGATTCAGCACGGAGAAGTTTTTGTAACAGACGATGGTACAGAGACAGACCTGGATCTGGGACATTATGAGAGATTCATTGATGAGAGTCTTGATAAAAATTCCAATGTGACAACCGGTAAGGTTTACTGGTCTGTTCTTCAGAAAGAACGTCACGGGGATTTCGGCGGGGGTACCGTACAGGTAATTCCTCATATTACAAATGAGATTAAGAGTCGTTTCTACCGCGCCAAATCACCGGAGGAAAACAAGATTGCCATTATCGAGGTGGGAGGAACAGTCGGTGATATTGAAAGCCAACCGTTCCTGGAAGCAATCCGTCAGTTCCAGCTCAATGTGGGACATGACAATGCAATCCTGATCCACGTAACATTAATTCCTTATTTAAAAGCATCTGAAGAACTGAAAACCAAACCCACACAGGCAAGCGTAAAGGAACTTCAGGGAATGGGAATCCAGCCGGATGTACTGGTGTGCAGAAGTGAACATGAGCTGACAGAGGACATTAAAGAAAAAATCGCTTTATTCTGCAATGTACCTGTATCACATGTACTTCAGAACCTGGATGTAGAATATTTATATGAAGCTCCTCTTGCAATGGAAAGAGAGAAGCTTGCAGATGTAGTTCTTTCAAGTCTCCGTCTGGAAAACAGAAAACCGGATTTAAGTGACTGGGAGGAAATGGTAGAAAGTCTGAGAAATCCGAATAAAACAGTAAAGATCGCAATTGTAGGAAAATATACACAGCTTCATGATGCATATCTCAGTGTAGTAGAGGCACTGAAACATGGCGGAATTTCCTGCAGAGCCAAGGTAGAGCTTGACTGGATCGATTCCGAAGAACTGACAGAGAAGAATCTGGATCAGCAGCTTCACAATGTAGATGGTATTCTGGTTCCGGGTGGTTTCGGAAACAGAGGTACAGAAGGAATGATCCTGGCAGCACAGTATGCAAGAGTACATAAGATTCCATATCTTGGAATCTGTCTGGGAATGCAGATGGCAATTGTAGAATTCGCCCGTCATGTACTTGGATACGAAGATGCAAACAGTATTGAATTGAATCCGGAGACAAAGCATCCGGTAATTGCATTAATGCCGGATCAGGAAGATATCGAAGATATCGGTGGAACCTTAAGACTTGGAAGCTATCCATGTATTCTTGCAGAAGATTCCAGATCCTATGAACTCTTTGGCAAAAAAGAAATCCATGAGCGCCACAGACATCGTTATGAAGTAAACAATGCATTCCGTAAAGAACTTCAGGAGAAGGGAATGAATATCGTAGGAACTTCCCCTGATAATCATATCGTAGAGATGATCGAGATCGCAGGGCACCCGTTCTATGTAGGAACTCAGGCCCATCCGGAATTCAAATCCCGCCCGAACCATGCACATCCTTTATTCAGAGGATTCATCCAGGCGGCCGTCGATAAGAAAATAAGCGAAGAACAGCAGCAGAAATAG
- the gltB gene encoding glutamate synthase large subunit, with the protein MKEVREQQQQQGLYRSEFEHDNCGIGAVVNIKGKKTHDTVANALKIVEHLEHRAGKDAEGKTGDGVGILLQISHKFFKKACKKEGFEIGDEREYGIAQFFFPQHEIKRAQAKKMFEIILEKEGLKLLGWRQVPVFPEVLGHKARECMPCIMQAFIKKPEDVEKGLPFDRMLYIARREFEQSNDNTYVVSMSSRTIVYKGMFLVGQLRTFFEDLQSPDYESAIAMVHSRFSTNTNPSWERAHPNRFMVHNGEINTIRGNADKMLAREENMESPYLEGQLHKVLPVVNRNGSDSAMLDNTLEFLVMSGMELPLAVMITIPEPWANNDTISQAKRDFYQYYATMMEPWDGPASILFSDGDVMGAVLDRNGLRPSRYYITSDGYMILSSEVGVLPIPEEKIVLKERLHPGKMLLVDTVKGKVIDDNELKEGYAKMQPYGEWLDSHLVQLKDIKIPNERPEEYTPEQRARLQKAFGYTYEQYRTSIRNMALNGAESIGAMGVDTPLAVFSKQNRPLFDYFKQLFAQVTNPPIDAIREEIVTSTSVYVGKDGNLLEQKPENCQVLKINNPILTNTDMMKIKSFKHEGFKTAVVSTLYYKSTKLERAIDRLFVEVDKAFREGANILVLSDRGVDENHMPIPSLLAVSAVHQHLVKTKKSTSLAIILESGEPREVHHFATLLGYGASAINPYLALETIHELIDSHMLDKDYYAAVDDYNHAVISGIVKIASKMGISTIQSYQGSQIFEAIGISSDVIEKYFTGTVSRVGGITLEDIEENVEKLHSEAFDPLGLPTDLTLDSVGAHKMRSQGEEHRYNPQTIHLLQQSTWTGSYDLFKQYTDLVDKENHGNLRGLLDFKFAETPVPLEEVESVDDIVKRFKTGAMSYGSISQEAHETLAIAMNHLHGKSNTGEGGESDERLDSAGSSDDRCSAIKQVASGRFGVTSRYLVSAREIQIKMAQGAKPGEGGHLPAKKVYPWIAKTRHSTPGVSLISPPPHHDIYSIEDLAQLIYDLKNANKYADISVKLVSEAGVGTVAAGVAKAGAQTILISGYDGGTGAAPRSSIHNAGLPWELGLAETHQTLLKNGLRNRVRIETDGKLMSGRDVAIAALMGAEEFGFATAPLVTMGCVMMRVCNLDTCPVGVATQNPELRKRFKGKPEYVENFMRFIAQELREYMSKLGFRTVSEMVGRTDLLVQTDNVAEPHQGKVDLSAILNNPFAGKDQKVTFDPKAVYNFELEKTMDEKVLVKKCANAINKGQKTELSVNLTNIDRTFGTILGAEITRKNKNGLADDTITVHCNGAGGQSFGAFIPKGLTLELTGDSNDYFGKGLSGGKLILRVPEKAAYKAEENIIVGNVALYGATSGTAFINGVAGERFAVRNSGASAVVEGVGEHGCEYMTGGRVVVLGKTGKNFAAGMSGGIAYVLDVDNVLYKNLNKAMISIEKVENKYDKKELRDLIEAHVEATGSKLGAKVLADFDYYLPHFKKLIPNEYKKMITLSAKLEEKGLNSQQAQMEAFYESIGAKH; encoded by the coding sequence ATGAAAGAAGTGAGAGAACAGCAGCAACAGCAAGGTCTGTACCGGTCTGAATTTGAGCATGACAACTGTGGTATCGGAGCAGTTGTCAATATCAAAGGCAAGAAAACCCACGATACTGTTGCAAATGCATTAAAGATCGTAGAACATCTGGAACACCGCGCAGGTAAGGATGCAGAAGGCAAAACTGGTGACGGTGTAGGTATCCTTCTCCAGATTTCCCATAAATTTTTCAAGAAAGCCTGTAAGAAAGAGGGATTTGAGATTGGCGATGAGAGAGAATATGGCATCGCACAGTTTTTCTTCCCGCAGCACGAGATCAAACGCGCACAGGCAAAGAAGATGTTTGAGATCATTCTTGAGAAAGAAGGTCTGAAACTTCTCGGATGGCGTCAGGTTCCGGTATTTCCGGAGGTACTTGGCCACAAAGCAAGAGAATGTATGCCATGTATTATGCAGGCATTTATCAAGAAACCGGAAGATGTAGAGAAGGGACTTCCGTTTGATCGTATGCTCTATATTGCAAGACGTGAGTTTGAACAGAGTAATGACAACACTTACGTAGTATCCATGAGCAGCCGTACCATCGTTTACAAAGGTATGTTCCTGGTTGGACAGCTTCGTACTTTCTTCGAAGACCTCCAGAGCCCGGATTATGAATCTGCTATCGCTATGGTACACTCCCGTTTCAGTACCAACACAAACCCAAGCTGGGAGAGAGCACATCCTAACCGTTTCATGGTACACAACGGTGAGATCAACACCATCCGCGGCAACGCAGATAAGATGCTTGCAAGAGAAGAAAACATGGAATCCCCATATCTGGAGGGACAGCTTCATAAAGTGCTCCCTGTTGTAAACAGAAATGGTTCCGACTCTGCAATGCTTGACAATACACTGGAATTCCTGGTAATGAGCGGCATGGAACTGCCCCTTGCAGTGATGATCACAATCCCTGAACCATGGGCAAACAATGATACCATTTCCCAGGCAAAGCGTGATTTCTACCAGTACTATGCAACCATGATGGAGCCATGGGACGGACCTGCATCTATCCTCTTCTCAGACGGTGATGTGATGGGAGCTGTCCTTGACAGAAACGGTCTCCGTCCATCCAGATATTATATTACTTCCGATGGTTACATGATCCTTTCCTCAGAAGTGGGTGTTCTGCCAATTCCGGAAGAGAAAATCGTATTAAAAGAGCGTCTCCATCCTGGAAAAATGCTTCTTGTAGATACTGTAAAGGGAAAAGTAATTGATGACAATGAACTGAAAGAGGGTTATGCAAAAATGCAGCCATACGGTGAATGGCTGGACAGTCATCTGGTACAGTTAAAAGACATCAAGATTCCTAACGAAAGACCGGAAGAATACACACCTGAGCAGAGAGCACGTCTGCAGAAAGCATTCGGCTATACTTATGAGCAGTACCGCACTTCCATCAGAAACATGGCGTTAAACGGAGCAGAGAGCATCGGTGCCATGGGTGTGGATACCCCGCTTGCAGTATTTTCCAAACAGAACAGACCATTATTTGACTACTTTAAACAGCTCTTTGCACAGGTTACCAACCCTCCGATCGATGCGATCCGTGAGGAAATCGTTACCAGCACAAGTGTTTATGTAGGTAAAGACGGAAACCTGCTGGAGCAGAAACCGGAAAACTGTCAGGTATTAAAGATTAATAACCCGATTTTGACAAATACAGACATGATGAAGATCAAGAGCTTCAAACATGAGGGCTTCAAGACAGCAGTTGTTTCTACCTTATATTATAAGAGCACCAAGCTTGAGAGAGCCATTGACCGTCTTTTCGTAGAAGTAGATAAAGCATTCCGTGAGGGTGCAAATATCCTTGTTCTTTCAGACAGAGGAGTAGATGAAAACCATATGCCGATTCCGTCACTTCTGGCAGTATCCGCAGTTCATCAGCACCTTGTAAAAACAAAGAAGAGTACCTCTCTTGCCATCATTCTGGAATCCGGAGAACCGAGAGAAGTACATCATTTCGCAACTTTACTTGGTTATGGTGCAAGCGCTATCAACCCATACCTTGCCCTTGAGACAATCCATGAGCTGATCGACAGCCATATGCTGGACAAAGATTACTATGCAGCAGTAGATGATTACAACCATGCAGTTATCAGCGGAATTGTAAAGATTGCTTCCAAGATGGGTATTTCCACCATTCAGTCCTATCAGGGATCTCAGATTTTTGAGGCAATTGGTATCTCTTCTGATGTGATCGAGAAATACTTTACAGGTACAGTCAGCCGTGTGGGCGGAATCACACTGGAAGACATCGAAGAGAATGTAGAGAAACTTCACTCAGAAGCATTTGACCCATTAGGACTTCCTACAGACCTGACTCTGGACAGCGTAGGCGCACACAAGATGAGAAGCCAGGGAGAGGAACATCGTTACAATCCTCAGACTATCCATCTTCTGCAGCAGTCCACATGGACAGGAAGCTACGATCTGTTCAAACAGTACACAGATCTGGTAGATAAAGAAAACCACGGAAACTTAAGAGGTCTTCTGGACTTTAAGTTTGCCGAGACACCGGTTCCGCTTGAAGAAGTAGAAAGTGTAGATGATATCGTAAAACGATTTAAGACAGGTGCCATGTCCTATGGTTCCATTTCACAGGAAGCACATGAGACACTGGCAATCGCCATGAACCACCTCCATGGAAAATCCAATACAGGTGAGGGCGGTGAAAGTGACGAGAGACTGGATTCTGCAGGAAGCAGCGATGACAGATGCTCCGCAATCAAACAGGTTGCCAGCGGACGTTTCGGTGTAACCAGCCGTTATCTTGTATCTGCAAGAGAAATCCAGATCAAGATGGCACAGGGTGCAAAACCTGGTGAAGGCGGACATCTTCCTGCAAAGAAGGTATATCCATGGATTGCCAAAACCCGTCATTCTACACCGGGTGTCAGCCTGATCTCCCCGCCACCGCACCACGATATCTATTCTATCGAGGACCTGGCACAGTTAATCTATGACCTTAAGAATGCAAATAAATATGCAGATATTTCTGTTAAACTGGTATCTGAAGCAGGCGTGGGCACAGTTGCAGCAGGTGTTGCCAAAGCAGGTGCGCAGACAATTCTGATCTCCGGTTATGACGGAGGTACAGGTGCAGCTCCAAGAAGTTCTATCCACAATGCAGGACTTCCATGGGAACTGGGACTTGCAGAAACGCATCAGACACTGCTCAAAAATGGTCTGAGAAATCGTGTACGCATTGAGACTGACGGTAAGCTTATGAGTGGCCGTGACGTTGCAATCGCAGCATTGATGGGTGCAGAGGAATTCGGTTTCGCAACAGCTCCTCTTGTAACCATGGGCTGTGTAATGATGCGTGTATGTAACCTGGATACCTGCCCGGTAGGTGTGGCAACACAGAATCCGGAACTCCGCAAGAGATTTAAAGGAAAACCGGAATATGTAGAGAATTTCATGCGCTTTATCGCACAGGAATTAAGAGAGTATATGTCTAAACTGGGATTCCGTACAGTCAGCGAAATGGTTGGACGTACAGATCTTCTGGTTCAGACAGACAATGTAGCGGAACCACATCAGGGTAAAGTAGATTTAAGTGCAATCCTGAACAATCCATTTGCAGGCAAAGATCAGAAAGTTACCTTTGACCCGAAGGCTGTATATAATTTCGAACTGGAAAAAACCATGGATGAAAAAGTTCTGGTTAAGAAATGTGCAAATGCAATCAATAAAGGTCAGAAAACAGAGCTTTCTGTAAATCTGACAAACATTGACCGTACATTCGGAACCATCCTTGGTGCAGAGATTACCAGAAAGAATAAAAACGGACTTGCAGATGACACCATCACTGTACACTGCAACGGTGCCGGCGGACAGAGCTTCGGTGCATTTATCCCCAAAGGACTTACACTGGAACTGACCGGTGACAGTAATGACTACTTCGGAAAAGGACTTTCCGGTGGTAAACTGATCCTGAGGGTTCCGGAGAAAGCTGCATACAAAGCAGAAGAGAATATTATTGTAGGTAATGTTGCCCTCTACGGTGCAACCAGTGGTACTGCATTTATCAATGGTGTTGCAGGTGAGCGTTTCGCAGTCCGTAACTCCGGTGCATCCGCAGTTGTAGAAGGTGTAGGAGAGCACGGCTGTGAATATATGACAGGTGGCCGCGTAGTCGTACTTGGTAAGACTGGCAAGAACTTTGCAGCAGGTATGAGCGGCGGTATCGCATATGTACTGGATGTGGATAATGTTCTTTACAAGAATCTGAACAAAGCCATGATTTCCATCGAAAAAGTGGAAAACAAATATGACAAAAAAGAACTTCGCGACCTGATTGAAGCTCATGTAGAAGCAACAGGTTCCAAACTCGGTGCGAAAGTTCTGGCTGACTTTGATTATTATCTGCCGCACTTTAAGAAACTCATTCCGAATGAGTACAAGAAGATGATCACTTTAAGTGCAAAACTGGAAGAAAAAGGTCTGAACAGTCAGCAGGCACAGATGGAAGCGTTCTATGAAAGTATTGGCGCTAAACATTGA